Proteins encoded by one window of Chryseobacterium sp. POL2:
- the trxA gene encoding thioredoxin yields the protein MAVEITDQSFQEVVLASDKPVLVDFWAAWCGPCRMLGPIVEELANDFDGKAVVGKVDVDNNQNISMEYGIRNIPTLLIFKNGEVVDKLVGVSPKELIAEKLSAHM from the coding sequence ATGGCAGTAGAGATTACAGACCAGTCTTTCCAAGAAGTAGTATTAGCTTCTGACAAGCCTGTATTAGTAGATTTTTGGGCAGCATGGTGTGGACCATGTAGAATGCTAGGTCCAATTGTAGAAGAGCTAGCAAATGATTTTGATGGAAAAGCTGTGGTTGGAAAAGTGGATGTTGATAATAATCAAAATATATCAATGGAGTATGGTATCAGAAATATTCCGACATTATTGATTTTCAAGAATGGCGAAGTTGTTGATAAGCTAGTTGGTGTTAGTCCAAAAGAACTTATTGCTGAAAAACTTTCAGCACATATGTAA